The following are encoded in a window of Rosa chinensis cultivar Old Blush chromosome 4, RchiOBHm-V2, whole genome shotgun sequence genomic DNA:
- the LOC112196841 gene encoding transcription factor bHLH104 produces MDGMEGIEDFFGYPSLIDEPQFPNFLWSNPSPSFPEIEFSANSGVAAPSQTQEKQCPRKRGRTESWSGSGAKACREKLRRERLNDKFVDLSAVLEPGRPAKTDKPAILDDAIRVLTQLRAEAQELTQTNEKLLEEIKSLKAEKNELREEKVVLKADKEKLEQQLKAMTIPPSGFMPAHPAGPAAYHPGASKMAVYPSYGMIPMWHYLPPSTRDTSRDHELRPPAA; encoded by the exons ATGGATGGAATGGAAGGCATAGAAGACTTTTTTGGGTACCCCAGCTTGATCGACGAACCCCAATTCCCCAATTTTCTGTGGTCCAATCCCAGCCCTTCATTTCCTGAGATCGAATTCTCTGCTAATAGTGGTGTTGCTGCTCCCTCACAGACCCAGGAAAAACAGTGCCCTCGCAAGAG GGGACGAACCGAGTCTTGGAGTGGCTCAGGGGCCAAAGCTTGCCGTGAGAAATTGAGGAGGGAGAGATTGAATGACAA GTTTGTGGATTTGAGTGCTGTTTTGGAACCTGGGAGGCCAGCCAAGACTGACAAGCCTGCTATACTTGATGATGCCATTAGGGTCTTGACCCAACTGAGAGCTGAAGCTCAGGAGCTCACACAGACAAATGAAAAGTTGCTTGAAGAGATAAAGAGTTTAAAG GCAGAAAAGAATGAACTTCGTGAAGAGAAAGTTGTACTGAAAGCAGACAAAGAAAAGCTGGAACAGCAGTTGAAAGCTATGACCATTCCACCTTCTGGGTTTATGCCAGCCCACCCAGCAGGGCCTGCCGCATATCACCCTGGGGCAAGCAAGATGGCAGTCTATCCTAGCTATGGCATGATCCCAATGTGGCACTATTTACCTCCATCGACCCGTGATACATCTCGTGATCATGAGCTTAGGCCCCCTGCTGCTTAG
- the LOC112196840 gene encoding electron transfer flavoprotein subunit beta, mitochondrial has translation MPLRNISLLLTLILSSLSHHNRSSNFNLFNPLPFHSHTHHRSSMKIMVAIKRVVDYAVKIRVKSDKSGVETQNVKMSMNPFCEIALEEALRIKESGLASEVVAVTMGMKQSVDTLRTGLAMGADRAIHVETSGQLYPLSVAKLLRALVELEKPGLLILGKQAIDDDCNQTGQMVAGLLNWPQGTFASKVVLDKEKQVVTVDREVDGGLETLCLDLPAVITTDLRLNQPRYATLPNIMKAKSKVIKKFTPQDLNVEIKSDIEEVQVTEPPKRKAGVIVSSVDELIDKLKNEARVI, from the exons ATGCCGTTACGAAACATATCTCTTCTTCTCACTCTCATTCTCTCAAGTCTGTCTCACCATAACAGATCATCCAACTTCAATCTCTTTAACCCATTACCATTTCACTCTCACACCCACCACCGCTCAAGCATGAAGATAATGGTAGCAATCAAACGCGTGGTCGACTACGCCGTCAAAATCCGAGTCAAGTCCGACAAG AGCGGCGTGGAGACCCAGAACGTGAAGATGTCGATGAACCCATTTTGCGAGATCGCTTTGGAAGAGGCCCTTCGGATCAAAGAGTCGGGCTTGGCCTCCGAGGTCGTGGCGGTCACCATGGGCATGAAACAGAGCGTCGATACGTTAAGGACGGGTCTGGCTATGGGGGCTGATAGGGCTATACACGTGGAGACTAGTGGGCAGTTATACCCTTTATCGGTTGCTAAGCTTTTGAGAGCTTTAGTGGAGCTTGAGAAGCCTGGTCTTCTCATTCTGGGCAAACAG GCTATTGATGATGATTGCAATCAAACTGGGCAAATGGTGGCAGGGCTGTTGAACTGGCCTCAAGGCACTTTTGCTTCAAAG GTTGTGCTGGATAAGGAGAAGCAGGTAGTGACAGTGGACAGAGAGGTAGATGGGGGTCTTGAGACTCTCTGTCTAGATTTACCAGCAGTGATTAC CACTGATTTGAGGCTAAATCAACCAAGGTATGCAACACTCCCCAACATAATGAAAGCAAAATCAAAGGTCATAAAGAAGTTCACTCCACAGGATCTGAATGTGGAAATCAAATCCGACATAGAAGAGGTTCAAGTCACAGAACCTCCCAAGAGAAAAGCAGGGGTTATCGTTTCTTCTGTGGATGAGCTGATTGACAAGCTGAAAAACGAAGCCCGTGTCATTTGA
- the LOC112198254 gene encoding RNA polymerase II C-terminal domain phosphatase-like 4 gives MMSVATVSPILHNIDNLVGYLKRGRGLDSDYSDLGLIDQRAKRLKVETDVGISGEASFAFDEKPRFSEVRFGYIPKGLVLRDVEIDRLRNENTRNLLLNHKKLHLVLDLDHTLLNTTFLDEMSPEEEYLKTQTQSDHSLQYVHVVDTPSRQLMTKLRPYIRTFLVQASQMFELSIYTMGNRDYALEMAKLLDPGNHIFGGRVISRDDSTETERKSLDVLLAQDSAVVILDDTKNVWTNDNRDNVIVMPRYHFFRTSCQKFGLSKGKPYSELKTDECDRYGGAYLANVLQLLGNIHTIFFNEVELQGWDLIDRDVRLVLKILRKEVLKGCKIVFSHVFPSNVEANTHPLWKMAEQLGATCSTQVDPSVTHVVAANARTQKSFWAVKEGKFLVNPQWIHTANFMWQKQPEDNFPCH, from the coding sequence ATGATGAGTGTGGCTACTGTCTCTCCCATTTTGCATAACATTGATAACCTTGTTGGGTATCTTAAGAGGGGACGAGGGTTAGATTCTGATTACAGTGACCTAGGATTGATAGATCAGAGGGCAAAGAGGCTTAAGGTAGAGACTGATGTGGGAATTTCAGGAGAGGCAAGTTTTGCTTTTGATGAAAAACCCAGGTTCTCTGAAGTGAGATTTGGGTATATACCCAAGGGGTTAGTGCTTAGGGATGTTGAGATTGATCGATTACGCAATGAAAACACTAGGAATCTATTGTTGAACCATAAGAAACTTCATCTGGTTCTTGATCTAGACCACACCCTGCTGAATACCACTTTCCTTGATGAGATGTCACCCGAAGAAGAATATCTGAAGACCCAAACCCAGTCTGATCATTCTCTGCAGTATGTTCACGTTGTTGACACTCCCAGTAGGCAATTGATGACCAAGTTGAGGCCTTATATTAGGACGTTTTTAGTGCAAGCCAGTCAAATGTTTGAGCTGTCCATATACACAATGGGTAATCGAGATTATGCGCTAGAAATGGCTAAGCTGCTTGATCCCGGAAATCATATCTTTGGTGGTAGAGTCATATCGCGTGATGATAGCAcagaaacagagagaaagagtCTAGATGTCCTGCTTGCGCAAGATTCTGCTGTTGTGATCCTTGATGATACAAAAAATGTATGGACAAATGACAACAGGGACAATGTAATAGTGATGCCTAGATACCATTTCTTTAGAACTAGTTGTCAAAAGTTTGGCCTCAGTAAGGGCAAGCCGTATTCTGAGTTGAAGACTGATGAATGTGACCGGTATGGAGGAGCTTACCTTGCAAATGTACTTCAACTTCTTGGGAATATCCACACCATATTCTTTAATGAAGTTGAGTTACAGGGGTGGGATCTTATCGACAGAGATGTTAGGCTCGTCTTGAAAATCCTTAGGAAGGAAGTCTTGAAGGGCTGTAAAATTGTTTTCAGCCATGTATTCCCCTCAAATGTCGAAGCTAATACTCATCCTTTGTGGAAGATGGCGGAGCAGCTGGGCGCTACTTGTTCAACACAAGTCGATCCATCAGTCACACATGTAGTTGCAGCAAATGCTCGTACACAGAAATCGTTCTGGGCAGTTAAAGAAGGAAAGTTTTTGGTGAATCCCCAATGGATTCATACTGCAAATTTTATGTGGCAAAAGCAACCTGAAGATAATTTTCCCTGTCATTAG